AGTTAAACGACGTGCCCGACGCCGAAGCGCAAACCGCCGTTCTGACGCTGAACCCCAGTTTGGCGCTGTCGGTGCTCAACTCCATGCCGAACTTGCTTTCCACCCGCTATAACGACTTGGTTTCCTCGCTCAACCGCTACGTACCGCTGGCGGTCGTCAATACATTCTACACGCAGTACCCCCAGCTCAAAGAAGCCGTGGCCAAACTGCCCAAACGCACCGGCGTGAACGCTTCGTGGAACGAGTCCGACCCGCTGCGCCTTACCCTGCTGCAGCAAACGCCTTGGCTGCGCCAAGCGCAGGGTGCGGCCGTCCACACGGCGGATATTATTGATTTATTTAATCCGCAAATCGTGGCCAAAACGAAAGCCAAAGAATGGGCGAGAATCGTCAAATTCCAAAACGCAAACGGATCCTTTGCGTGGTTCCCCGGCGGGCAGGAAGACGAATATTTAACCCTCTACGCCCTGCATATGTTTGCCCAAGCGCTTTCCTACGGGGCCGACATTCCGCAGGAGCAAGCCCAAAAGGCCTTTGCCTACATCGTCCCGCGTATTGAAAAACGCCTGCAGGACGACAAAACCGGCTCGGAAACGACCGTGGCCTTTGCGTTGTATGCGGCGTACACGCTTTCGTCTTTCCCGCCCAACTGGGCGCAAACGGCACAGGCCAAGCCGTATGTCAAACGCTGGGCGGACTACGCCGACCAGCTGGCCCGCTTTATGACGCCGCTGGGGCAAATTTATGCGGCCTCCGTCTACCACCGCTTGGGCGACGACGTAAAAGCCAACCGCTATCTGGACTTGGTGCTCTCGCGCATGAAACAAGACGAGCTGACGGGCGCCTATTTCGCGCCCGAGCCGCAAAGCTGGGTGTGGTACCGCGATACCCTTTCCACCCAAACGACCACCTTGCGCACGCTGTTGGAACTGCGCCCGGAATCGGATAAAATTGACCCGATGACCCAGTGGATTCTGTTCAACCGGCAAGTGAACGAATGGTCTGACCCCAAAGCCGCCGCACAGGCGATGTTTACCCTGCTTAAAGTCATGCAGCACAAAGGGGCCCTGTCGCTGCCGGTGGAATATACGGTGCAGTGGGGCGGAGAGAAGAAATCGTTCTCGTTTGAACCCTTTGACTGGACGGAAGACTTGCAGCTCGTGCGCCAAGGCGGCCAAATTACGCCGCAGGCGCTGCGGGCGCAAATTACCAAAAAAGGCGTGCTGACGGACTTTGCTTCCCTGTCGGTCATTTATCAGTCGGCCCAGGCCAAAGCCTCGCCCAAGGGCGTGCTCAACGTAACGCGCAAATACTACACCCGTTTTACTCAAGACGGCGTGCAGAAAATCCGCCCCGTGCAGGATTTGGGCGAAGTGCAGGTGGGCGACGAAGTGGAAGTGCACCTGACGCTTACTTCCGACAGCGCGTTTGAATACGTCCTGCTGACAGATCCCAAACCGGCCGGATTTGAAAGTGACGAGCTGACCAGCGGCTGGACGCACGAGCCGCTGTGGCTCTACCGCGAAAACCGCGACGCCGAAACCAATTTCTTTATCAATTGGCTGCCGGCGGGCACGGTTACCTTGCGCTATGTGCTGCGCCCCACGCTGGAAGGCCGTTTTCACGCGCTGCCGGCGCAAACCCAGTCCATGTACGCGCCGGAGTTCGGCGCGCATACGGCGGCGGAAGTACTAAGCGTAAGCAAGTAAAAATCTCACGCAAAAAAACACCCCGAACGGAACTTCCGTTCGGGGTGTTTTTACAAGGCGCAAGCTTCTAAAACTCGGGCTTTAGCCAAGCCTTCAGCGCAAAACGAAGCGCCTTAACGGGACGTGCAAAACAATCCGGCATCAGCTGGAAAAACACACGGTTCTGCAGGCCGAATTTGCGGCAAAAGGCCACATAGGCCCGGCTGTCCTTGCGCACGGACACCGGCGCCCCGCCCTTTTTAATCCACTCGGCATATCCGCGGTACCATTCCCGAAAATAATAATAACACCAAAATTTGCGCGGGCCCGTGCTGTGCACGATATACGCCCGTTTCAAATCGGCATGGGAAGAAGACGCCGGCCGGTTATAATCCCGCGGCAAAACCGTTGCCTGCCAGCCGAAATGATCCACCGCCACATTAATTACCGCCTGATCCGGCAAAAACAAATAATCCGCCCAGCGGGCCATTTGCGCATACAGCCAATCGGTAATTTCCGCATAGCGGCCGGGGCAAGGCAGCTTTCTGGTCAGGGCAAATACGCCCGCATTGTACCCGGGGGAGGAAGGATTTACCCCTTCCGGCACCGAAAAGAAATTGCGCGCGACCGTCGTCATCACCGGATCTAAGGTTATGCCGATACCGTTGGAAATTTGGTCAAACACGCCCGCCAATTCCTTGCGCACCAGCACATCGGAATCCAAAAACAGCACGCGTTCATAGCGGTCTAACAGCCGAAAGCATTCAAACCGGGCGTACGACGCCGGAGTAAAAAGCGTAATACTCTTGCGGGCCGGCACCGGGTAGGGCATATCAAAATCCACCACCTGCACGCGGTCGGACAAAGACGTAAAAATTTGGCGCAGTTTATCATCGGCCTGCCAGATAAACACAAAAATATCGCTCTGCTCCGCCAACTGCGGGGAATGGCGAAGAAACGAATCAACCGATACATACGTGCAAAACGTAAAAGCGCGGCTGCAGGTCAGCACGACGGCCGTCTTCCGCGGCGAAGCAAGCTCCGTATGCAAATTGATCCGGCGGCGGTTTTCTGCACACTGTTGCGCCGTATATTGCCAATCGCAAGACATAAAGCACCCCATTTATAAATGTAACTATTTGGAAGAATATCAAAAATAAACCGCCTCCG
The window above is part of the Elusimicrobium sp. An273 genome. Proteins encoded here:
- a CDS encoding glycosyltransferase family 8 protein, translated to MSCDWQYTAQQCAENRRRINLHTELASPRKTAVVLTCSRAFTFCTYVSVDSFLRHSPQLAEQSDIFVFIWQADDKLRQIFTSLSDRVQVVDFDMPYPVPARKSITLFTPASYARFECFRLLDRYERVLFLDSDVLVRKELAGVFDQISNGIGITLDPVMTTVARNFFSVPEGVNPSSPGYNAGVFALTRKLPCPGRYAEITDWLYAQMARWADYLFLPDQAVINVAVDHFGWQATVLPRDYNRPASSSHADLKRAYIVHSTGPRKFWCYYYFREWYRGYAEWIKKGGAPVSVRKDSRAYVAFCRKFGLQNRVFFQLMPDCFARPVKALRFALKAWLKPEF